A stretch of DNA from Melioribacteraceae bacterium 4301-Me:
TCAGCAAAAGAATCTTGTAATGCCTCACCGAATGCAACAGCTTTAGCCATTATGATGTGCATTAAGGGCCCGCCTTGAATTCCTGGCATAACCATTGAATCAAAAACTTCTGACATTAATTTTAACCTATCTCCTTTTGGAGTTTTTATACCCATAGGGTTTTCTTTATCTTTACCTATTAAGATAACACCGCCTCTAGGACCGCGTAACGTTTTATGTGTAGTAGAAGTTACAACATCGCAATATTCAAGTGGATTATTTAAGAGACCTTTAGCAATCAATCCTGCTGGATGCGCCATATCACACATTAAAAAGGCACCGACTTTATCAGCAATTTCTCTAAACTTTTTATAATCCCAATCTCTTGAATAGGCACTAGCACCAGTAACAATTAACTTCGGTTTTTCTTTCTTAGCTAAATCCTCAATAATATTATAATCCAAAAGTTTCGTTTCTTTATTAAGAGTATAGCCAACCGAACGATAAATTTGTCCAGAAAAATTAACTGGTGAACCATGAGTCAAATGCCCGCCATGATCCAGACTAAGACCTAAAATAGTATCACCAGGTTTAAGAAGAGACATGTAAACAGCCATATTGGCTTGAGAGCCACTATGCGGCTGAACATTAACATATTCAGCATTAAATAATTTTTTTAATCTTTCTCTTGCCAATTCTTCTGCCATATCAACAAACTCACAGCCGCCGTAATATCTTTTACCAGGATAGCCTTCAGCATATTTGTTTGTTAATACAGATCCAGCTGCGCTTAAAACAGCTAAGCTAACAAAATTTTCGGATGCTATTAATTCTAAATTATTAGCTTGGCGATCAATTTCTAATTGTACAATCTTTAGAATTTCTAAATCAGAATTAAGATAATTCAGCATATATTTTAAATAATGTTATAAAATTTCTATTTAAGGAACTATCACTGATCTTTGAATCCAAGAGTAACATGGACCTTCAATCTTTATTGTATCGCCACTCTTAAGCTGTCTAAAGAAATAATCTTCTTTAGTAGGAATAGAATTAGCCAATGCTTTTAC
This window harbors:
- the glyA gene encoding serine hydroxymethyltransferase, producing MLNYLNSDLEILKIVQLEIDRQANNLELIASENFVSLAVLSAAGSVLTNKYAEGYPGKRYYGGCEFVDMAEELARERLKKLFNAEYVNVQPHSGSQANMAVYMSLLKPGDTILGLSLDHGGHLTHGSPVNFSGQIYRSVGYTLNKETKLLDYNIIEDLAKKEKPKLIVTGASAYSRDWDYKKFREIADKVGAFLMCDMAHPAGLIAKGLLNNPLEYCDVVTSTTHKTLRGPRGGVILIGKDKENPMGIKTPKGDRLKLMSEVFDSMVMPGIQGGPLMHIIMAKAVAFGEALQDSFADYSRQIIKNAKTLAKELMSLGYDVISGGTDNHLMLVDLTNKNISGKKAENTLGEAGITVNKNMIPFDTKSPFVTSGIRIGTPALTTRGMKEDEMKLIANFIDKALSNAENKEMLKSIRADVKALCKNFPLYPELSQN